A section of the Spirosoma pollinicola genome encodes:
- a CDS encoding VCBS repeat-containing protein has product MNGIDFLHKRTLLINATTYCAFLITAVLCVVGSSIHAQSPLLKLLPSSQTGISFRNDIDENESLNVLAYEYFYNGGGVAVGDLNNDGLQDLFFTANLKPNKLYLNLGGLKFKDITTEAGPVLGGRAGGWKTGVSMADVNGDGLLDIYICYSGKVGEDKRRNQLFINQGASGKNASIRFVEQAKEYGLDDPAYSTQATFFDFDRDGDLDLFLLNHNVKKYDNMELAKFRTEIDPLAGNKLFENKNNHFIDVSTKAGIHQDPLTFGLGMAVADVNQDGWPDIYVTNDYNEPDFLYINQKDGRFKDETQACFRHMAHFSMGIDIADYNNDGLPDIMSLDMLPEDNRRQKLLQLQENYESFELMQQQNLQKQYMRNMLQLNNGDGTFSEIGQLAGVSNTDWSWSPLLADFDNDGYKDLFISNGYLRDYTNKDFLKYWGDYKVKKAINRESIQLMDLVKAMPSTKVLSYIFSNNHDLTFTNKQREWGIQTPAISSGAAYADLDNDGDLELIVNNINEPAFVYQNMSREQSKNGYIQLKLMPANGNKQVIGAKVTVYANGNVQYQEVNPVRGYLSTQPQLLHFGLGTGSKIDSIKVVWPDQTVQKLTDVAINQLFTIQQAASAKASVLPVQKMASAVFARVDPILAHTHEGYSENDFKRQPLMLWMYSHTGPVLAKGDVNKDGLDDVFISGDQNKPAAIWTQQATGTFKKIDGLTIGDEAVSAISAAVFFDANGDGYDDLYVAKGGYSLFEVNTASLQDELYLNDGKGKLSLAKTALPNLSASSKSCVRPCDYDGDGDVDLFVGGRVVPGRYPEAPVSYLLENTGNGQFKPVAIPFAMVGMVTDAQWADTDADGRRDLILCGEFMSLKIYRNTKEGFIDKTKQYFPDEENGFWLSLTIADVNGDGQKDILAGNLGSNTQIKFSRKEPVELVYADFDNNGSIDPFFSFYVQGTAYPFVSRDELNDQIYAMRKKFAYYKDYANATVNDIFPADELAKARKLTATECHSVCFLARDGQFEKHILPLQAQFSPITNMMSADFDQDGNMDVLLLGNKSDNRLKLGSMDANYGCLLKGNGKGDFSYVNQVDAGLSVVGDVKSVIEVNVKKTPYLVIGAFNQALQVYKKQKP; this is encoded by the coding sequence ATGAACGGTATAGATTTTCTACATAAACGGACGCTTTTGATCAACGCAACAACCTATTGTGCTTTTCTGATTACCGCCGTCTTATGTGTAGTGGGTTCGTCAATACATGCCCAGTCGCCTTTGCTGAAATTACTCCCGTCCAGTCAGACAGGTATATCTTTTCGGAATGACATTGACGAAAACGAAAGCCTGAATGTGCTGGCCTATGAGTATTTCTATAATGGGGGAGGGGTAGCCGTTGGCGACCTTAACAACGACGGCTTGCAGGATCTGTTTTTTACGGCCAACCTGAAACCCAATAAGCTTTACCTGAATCTGGGCGGGCTGAAATTTAAAGACATTACTACCGAAGCCGGGCCGGTCCTGGGCGGTCGGGCAGGTGGGTGGAAAACGGGCGTGAGCATGGCCGATGTAAACGGCGATGGGCTGCTTGATATTTACATCTGCTACTCAGGGAAAGTAGGTGAAGACAAACGACGGAATCAACTATTTATCAACCAGGGAGCATCGGGCAAAAATGCCTCGATTCGATTTGTCGAGCAAGCTAAAGAATATGGTCTTGATGACCCGGCTTACAGCACCCAGGCAACCTTTTTTGATTTCGACCGGGATGGCGATCTGGACCTGTTTCTGTTGAACCATAATGTCAAGAAGTACGATAATATGGAACTGGCTAAATTCAGGACGGAGATCGACCCACTAGCTGGGAACAAACTGTTTGAGAATAAGAATAACCATTTTATCGATGTCTCAACGAAGGCAGGCATTCATCAGGACCCGCTTACATTTGGATTAGGCATGGCCGTGGCCGATGTGAATCAGGATGGCTGGCCGGATATTTACGTGACCAACGATTACAACGAGCCGGACTTTCTGTACATAAACCAGAAGGATGGTCGCTTTAAAGACGAAACACAAGCCTGTTTCCGACATATGGCGCATTTCTCGATGGGCATCGACATTGCCGATTATAACAACGATGGCCTGCCGGATATCATGTCGCTGGATATGCTGCCGGAGGATAACCGACGACAAAAGCTGTTGCAGCTCCAGGAAAATTATGAGTCGTTCGAGTTGATGCAGCAGCAAAATCTGCAGAAACAATACATGCGAAACATGTTGCAGTTGAACAACGGCGATGGCACATTCAGCGAGATCGGTCAGCTTGCGGGCGTATCGAATACCGACTGGAGCTGGTCGCCCTTGCTGGCCGATTTTGATAACGATGGTTATAAAGATCTATTCATATCGAACGGATATCTGCGTGATTACACAAACAAAGATTTCCTGAAATACTGGGGTGATTATAAAGTTAAAAAAGCGATCAACCGGGAGTCGATACAATTGATGGATTTGGTGAAGGCTATGCCGTCGACCAAAGTCCTGAGTTACATATTCAGCAACAACCACGACCTGACATTTACGAACAAACAGCGGGAGTGGGGTATTCAAACGCCCGCTATCTCCAGCGGAGCCGCCTATGCCGATCTGGATAATGACGGTGATCTGGAACTCATTGTCAATAATATTAACGAGCCCGCTTTTGTGTACCAGAACATGAGCCGGGAGCAGTCGAAGAATGGGTACATTCAGCTAAAATTGATGCCTGCCAATGGAAACAAACAGGTTATTGGCGCAAAAGTGACAGTTTACGCCAACGGAAATGTACAGTATCAGGAAGTGAATCCGGTGAGAGGATACTTGTCTACCCAGCCACAACTGCTTCATTTCGGGTTGGGAACAGGATCGAAAATTGACTCCATCAAGGTTGTATGGCCGGACCAGACCGTACAGAAATTAACGGACGTAGCAATCAATCAACTGTTTACTATACAGCAGGCAGCGTCTGCCAAAGCGAGTGTGCTGCCGGTTCAGAAAATGGCGTCAGCTGTTTTTGCAAGGGTCGACCCTATTCTTGCACACACACATGAGGGCTATTCGGAAAATGATTTCAAACGCCAGCCTCTCATGTTGTGGATGTACTCTCACACAGGACCGGTATTAGCCAAAGGTGATGTTAATAAAGATGGTCTGGACGACGTGTTTATCAGTGGCGATCAGAACAAACCAGCCGCTATCTGGACGCAGCAGGCAACCGGAACGTTCAAGAAAATAGACGGATTAACTATTGGAGATGAAGCCGTTTCGGCTATTTCGGCCGCTGTTTTCTTCGACGCCAACGGCGATGGCTATGACGACCTTTACGTAGCCAAGGGTGGCTATTCTTTATTTGAGGTCAATACTGCTTCGCTTCAGGATGAACTTTATCTGAACGACGGAAAGGGTAAGCTAAGTCTGGCCAAAACAGCCTTACCAAACTTAAGCGCCAGTAGTAAATCCTGTGTTCGCCCCTGCGATTACGATGGAGATGGAGACGTTGACCTGTTTGTAGGGGGACGTGTGGTACCCGGCCGTTATCCCGAAGCCCCGGTCTCGTACCTACTCGAAAATACGGGTAACGGGCAGTTTAAGCCGGTAGCCATTCCCTTCGCGATGGTGGGCATGGTAACCGATGCCCAATGGGCCGACACGGACGCTGATGGTCGAAGGGACCTGATTCTTTGCGGGGAATTCATGTCCCTGAAAATCTACCGAAATACGAAAGAGGGATTCATTGACAAAACGAAGCAGTACTTTCCTGACGAGGAGAATGGATTCTGGTTATCGCTCACGATAGCCGATGTAAATGGAGATGGACAAAAAGATATTCTTGCCGGTAATCTGGGGAGCAATACGCAAATTAAATTCTCCCGAAAAGAGCCGGTTGAGCTTGTTTATGCCGATTTTGATAACAACGGGTCAATTGACCCGTTCTTTAGCTTTTACGTTCAGGGAACGGCCTACCCCTTTGTTAGTCGGGATGAACTGAACGATCAAATTTATGCCATGCGCAAGAAGTTTGCCTATTATAAGGACTACGCCAATGCCACCGTCAACGATATTTTTCCGGCTGACGAACTGGCTAAAGCCCGGAAATTGACGGCTACAGAATGTCATTCGGTTTGTTTTCTGGCAAGGGATGGGCAATTCGAAAAACATATTCTGCCCTTACAGGCGCAGTTTTCGCCTATAACAAACATGATGAGTGCCGATTTTGATCAGGACGGTAATATGGACGTTTTACTGCTGGGTAACAAATCGGACAACCGCCTGAAACTGGGTAGTATGGATGCTAACTACGGCTGTTTGCTCAAGGGAAACGGCAAAGGAGATTTTTCGTATGTGAACCAAGTCGATGCCGGATTGTCTGTGGTGGGCGATGTCAAATCGGTTATCGAAGTAAATGTTAAGAAGACACCTTATTTGGTCATAGGCGCCTTTAATCAAGCGCTCCAGGTCTACAAAAAACAGAAACCATGA
- a CDS encoding vanadium-dependent haloperoxidase encodes MKWVLLLFLWLGQTVRAEVVKPDLGKHLQPTVFAATMVMIHDVVNPPAASRFYTYCLLGAHEIVAQHQTSVVSPTSFVRSLKTIHLETKEPYDYQIAALYCILETGRLILPSGYMLEDEEKKLLDQLTHEKYGEQIIRQSVILAQDVAKQIVAYAAADNYRNLSARTRYRPSKADGFWYPTPPGYIEAIEPHWRIIRPMLIDSCSQFKAKPPVAFSKDTTSAFYKLAYEVYQVGNTLTDEQRFIASYWDCNPFAINTSGHMSIGFKKISPGGHWMNITSIATTKARLSFDKAIMVQSLVAMALMDSFISCWDEKYRSSRIRPETVINRYINVRWQPLLQTPPFPEYTSGHSVISTAVAELLTYLLGDNFAFTDNTEVLFELPERQFKSFRQAASEAAISRLYGGIHYRDAIENGQSQGRSIGEFVVGRLKKAGVKSVQ; translated from the coding sequence ATGAAGTGGGTGCTACTCCTTTTTTTATGGCTGGGCCAAACTGTAAGGGCTGAGGTTGTTAAGCCGGATCTGGGCAAGCACCTCCAGCCAACCGTATTTGCCGCAACGATGGTAATGATTCATGATGTGGTAAATCCGCCTGCGGCCAGTCGGTTTTATACATATTGTCTGTTGGGAGCGCACGAGATTGTGGCTCAACATCAAACGTCTGTCGTTTCGCCTACCTCTTTTGTCCGAAGCCTCAAAACGATTCATCTGGAAACGAAGGAGCCATATGATTATCAGATCGCTGCTCTTTATTGTATCCTCGAAACAGGCCGCCTGATTTTACCGTCGGGCTATATGCTGGAAGACGAAGAGAAAAAGTTGCTTGACCAGTTGACGCATGAAAAATATGGCGAACAGATCATCCGGCAATCAGTCATTTTGGCACAGGATGTAGCCAAACAGATTGTTGCGTATGCGGCCGCCGATAATTACCGGAACCTGAGCGCCCGTACACGCTACCGACCCAGCAAAGCCGATGGATTCTGGTACCCAACACCGCCAGGCTATATTGAAGCCATTGAGCCACATTGGCGTATTATCCGCCCCATGCTGATCGACTCCTGTAGTCAGTTCAAAGCCAAACCTCCGGTTGCGTTCAGTAAAGACACAACCAGCGCGTTTTATAAACTTGCATACGAGGTATATCAGGTGGGAAATACACTGACCGACGAACAGCGCTTCATTGCTTCCTACTGGGACTGCAATCCGTTTGCGATCAATACATCGGGCCATATGTCTATCGGATTTAAAAAGATAAGTCCTGGCGGACACTGGATGAACATCACGAGTATTGCCACCACCAAAGCCCGATTGTCATTCGATAAGGCCATCATGGTGCAATCGCTGGTAGCCATGGCGCTGATGGATTCGTTTATCAGTTGCTGGGACGAAAAATACCGGAGCAGCCGAATTCGACCGGAAACGGTTATCAATCGATACATCAATGTGCGTTGGCAACCCCTTTTGCAGACACCGCCCTTCCCCGAATACACCAGCGGACACAGTGTTATTTCGACCGCCGTTGCCGAATTGCTTACGTATCTGCTGGGTGATAATTTCGCCTTTACCGACAACACTGAAGTACTTTTTGAATTACCCGAACGACAATTTAAATCTTTTCGGCAGGCGGCTTCCGAAGCGGCAATTTCCCGACTTTATGGGGGTATTCATTACCGCGATGCTATTGAAAATGGGCAATCGCAGGGCAGGTCGATAGGTGAATTTGTGGTGGGCCGTCTAAAAAAAGCGGGTGTTAAGTCGGTTCAATAG
- a CDS encoding glycoside hydrolase family 26 protein yields MHMRLRLLALSFILLVLSSSDPLLAKTYRNKPVDSKATRETEALYHNLHKLAKKHILFGHQHATEYGHGWAGDANRSDVKSVSGSHPAVIGVDFSGLSGRPPEAIEKAKESLRKQITETYDRDGVTTVAWHFPNPVSSNGFNWVDSVSAPAVSYLIPGGSYNGRYKEILHTIADVAHSAKGKDGTLAPMIFRPYHEFDGGWFWWGKPHCKQEEFVSLWRFTVSYLRDSLQVHNFIYAFSPDCLFKTEASYLERYPGDEWVDMLGVDNYADFGRNGRYNVPAGIKKLKIVSDYAQKAGKLAAFTETGLESIPDTTWWTNTLLKSLKAEKVRLSYVLVWRNDRQSPTHFYAPYPGQASVPDFLRFYQDPYTWFETDLPSLYRRRWFF; encoded by the coding sequence ATGCACATGCGTCTTAGGCTACTCGCCTTATCTTTTATTCTATTGGTACTATCAAGTAGTGACCCGCTTTTAGCCAAAACATACAGGAATAAACCCGTCGATTCAAAAGCCACTAGGGAGACAGAAGCGCTTTATCATAATCTACACAAACTAGCCAAAAAGCACATTCTGTTCGGGCATCAGCACGCCACAGAATACGGACATGGCTGGGCTGGCGATGCCAATCGCTCCGATGTCAAATCGGTGAGTGGGTCGCATCCGGCAGTGATTGGTGTTGACTTTAGCGGTTTATCCGGTCGGCCGCCGGAGGCTATCGAAAAGGCAAAGGAGTCCCTCCGTAAACAAATCACCGAAACCTACGACCGGGATGGCGTAACGACCGTTGCCTGGCATTTTCCCAACCCGGTTTCGTCTAATGGGTTCAATTGGGTTGACTCGGTCTCGGCACCGGCGGTATCCTACCTTATTCCGGGGGGCTCATACAATGGACGGTATAAAGAAATTCTCCATACCATCGCCGATGTGGCACATTCGGCAAAAGGGAAAGATGGCACGTTGGCTCCCATGATATTCCGGCCTTACCACGAGTTCGACGGAGGTTGGTTCTGGTGGGGAAAGCCCCATTGCAAGCAGGAAGAGTTTGTTTCTTTATGGCGTTTTACGGTTTCGTATCTACGCGATAGCCTTCAGGTTCACAATTTTATCTACGCTTTCTCGCCCGACTGTCTGTTTAAAACTGAAGCCAGTTACCTGGAGCGGTATCCCGGCGATGAATGGGTCGATATGCTTGGCGTGGATAATTATGCCGATTTCGGTCGCAATGGCCGCTATAATGTACCCGCTGGTATTAAGAAACTAAAGATCGTATCTGATTATGCCCAAAAAGCCGGAAAACTGGCGGCTTTCACTGAAACGGGTCTGGAATCAATTCCTGACACGACATGGTGGACGAATACATTACTGAAATCGTTGAAAGCGGAGAAAGTAAGACTCTCGTATGTACTCGTCTGGCGTAACGACCGGCAAAGTCCAACCCATTTTTATGCACCCTATCCGGGTCAGGCCAGTGTTCCGGATTTTCTTCGATTTTATCAGGATCCGTATACCTGGTTTGAAACAGATTTACCCAGCCTGTACCGGCGACGGTGGTTTTTCTAA
- a CDS encoding cell division ATP-binding protein FtsE has translation MFSTEPVLTLDHADIYQEKKLVLGDVSFQINKGDFAYLIGRTGSGKTSLLKTLYADLWLQNGKGSVAGYALDALKPRDVPQLRRKIGIVFQDFQLFFDRSVEDNLKFVLKATGWSNKTDMNNRIADVLMQVGLGTAQKKMPHQLSGGEQQRIVVARAMLNEPKILIADEPTGNLDPAVADQIMKVFQAINNAGTAVLMATHNYDLLHKYPARVLRCQDGQVLELKG, from the coding sequence ATGTTTTCGACGGAACCCGTACTGACTCTCGATCATGCCGATATTTACCAGGAGAAGAAGCTGGTATTGGGCGATGTATCGTTTCAAATCAACAAAGGCGATTTTGCCTACCTTATTGGCCGAACGGGCAGTGGCAAAACCTCCTTACTGAAAACATTATATGCCGATCTCTGGCTTCAGAACGGCAAAGGCTCCGTAGCAGGTTATGCTCTCGATGCACTCAAGCCCCGCGATGTGCCGCAGCTACGCCGGAAAATAGGCATCGTTTTTCAGGACTTTCAATTGTTTTTCGACCGTTCGGTCGAGGATAATCTGAAGTTTGTGCTGAAAGCAACCGGCTGGAGTAATAAGACAGACATGAACAACCGCATTGCCGATGTGCTGATGCAGGTTGGTCTGGGAACAGCGCAGAAAAAAATGCCCCACCAGCTCTCGGGGGGTGAACAACAGCGTATAGTGGTTGCCCGGGCCATGCTGAACGAACCCAAAATCCTTATTGCCGATGAACCAACCGGCAACCTGGACCCGGCCGTAGCCGACCAGATTATGAAGGTATTCCAGGCGATCAACAATGCCGGAACTGCCGTACTTATGGCGACCCACAATTACGATCTCCTGCACAAATATCCGGCTCGCGTACTACGCTGTCAGGATGGTCAAGTGCTCGAATTAAAAGGGTAA
- the fsa gene encoding fructose-6-phosphate aldolase produces the protein MKFFIDTANLADIREAQDMGILDGVTTNPSLMAKEGITGKDNVMRHYKQICEIVQSDVSAEVISVTYDEMIKEGEELADIDENIVVKVPMSGDSIKAIKYFSEKGIRTNCTLIFSAGQALLAAKAGATYVSPFVGRLDDISTDGMALIEQIVTIFTNYGYTTEVLAASVRHPMHVIQCAEIGADIMTAPLSVMKMLLNHPLTDSGLAKFLADHEKANLPVK, from the coding sequence ATGAAATTTTTCATTGACACAGCCAATTTGGCTGACATTCGCGAAGCCCAGGATATGGGGATTCTCGACGGTGTAACAACCAACCCTTCGCTAATGGCGAAAGAAGGTATTACGGGAAAAGACAACGTAATGCGCCATTACAAACAAATTTGCGAGATCGTACAAAGCGATGTCAGTGCAGAAGTTATCTCCGTTACATACGATGAGATGATTAAGGAAGGCGAAGAATTGGCGGATATCGACGAGAACATCGTGGTAAAAGTGCCGATGAGTGGCGATAGCATCAAGGCGATCAAATATTTCTCTGAAAAAGGTATCCGTACCAACTGTACGCTGATCTTCTCGGCAGGACAGGCGTTACTGGCTGCTAAAGCCGGTGCTACTTATGTCTCGCCGTTTGTAGGTCGCCTGGACGATATCTCGACCGACGGTATGGCGCTGATCGAACAGATCGTTACGATTTTCACGAACTACGGCTACACAACCGAAGTACTGGCAGCTTCTGTACGTCACCCAATGCACGTTATTCAGTGTGCTGAAATTGGTGCAGATATCATGACAGCCCCGCTGAGCGTTATGAAGATGTTGCTCAATCACCCGTTGACAGATAGCGGTCTGGCTAAATTCCTGGCCGACCATGAGAAAGCTAATCTTCCAGTGAAGTAA
- the galK gene encoding galactokinase: MDLLNQLISSFQQAFPPVPADPQQRTNAPLLICSPGRVNLIGEHTDYNEGFVLPAAIDKAIYLAVGPRQDNELHFIAYDLDKSYQGSLTDLTPTQTWSDYLLGVVSQFQLAGYKIGGFNCVFGGTIPMGSGLSSSAALENGVGFAMNELFQLGLERVAMVKLSQRAENEFVGAKVGIMDMFASMMGKADHVIKLDCRSLDYSYAPLQMDGISIVLCDSRVKHSLVTSEYNTRRAECEAGVRFLQTFYPEIKSLRDVTMPMLDQHLRDTEPLIYRRCAYVVQENQRLLDGVTALEAGDVATFGQLMYGSHEGLSHWYEVSCPELDTLVDIARQQPGVLGARMMGGGFGGCTINLVREEALDDFTNLITKQYKARTGKDTYLHVCKIQDGTNVIS, from the coding sequence ATGGATTTACTTAATCAGCTTATCAGTTCTTTTCAACAGGCTTTTCCCCCAGTGCCTGCCGATCCGCAACAGCGGACCAATGCCCCGCTCCTTATTTGTTCTCCCGGTCGAGTCAACCTTATTGGTGAACACACCGATTATAACGAAGGTTTTGTCCTTCCGGCAGCTATCGACAAAGCCATTTATCTAGCCGTTGGGCCTCGTCAGGATAATGAACTTCATTTTATAGCATACGACCTAGACAAGTCATACCAGGGTTCTTTGACTGATTTAACGCCAACCCAAACCTGGTCCGATTATCTGCTGGGTGTTGTCTCCCAGTTTCAATTGGCTGGCTATAAAATTGGCGGGTTTAACTGCGTTTTTGGTGGTACAATTCCCATGGGTTCGGGCCTGTCGTCATCGGCGGCACTCGAAAATGGCGTTGGTTTTGCCATGAACGAACTTTTTCAGCTGGGACTTGAGCGGGTAGCTATGGTGAAGCTTTCACAACGGGCCGAAAACGAATTCGTTGGTGCCAAAGTGGGCATTATGGATATGTTTGCCAGCATGATGGGCAAAGCCGATCATGTAATCAAACTCGATTGCCGGTCGCTCGACTACTCATACGCGCCCCTGCAAATGGATGGTATCAGTATAGTTCTCTGCGACTCGCGGGTGAAGCACTCGCTTGTCACGTCGGAGTACAATACACGCCGGGCCGAGTGCGAAGCCGGGGTTCGGTTTCTGCAAACTTTTTATCCCGAAATCAAGAGTTTACGCGATGTGACTATGCCTATGCTGGACCAGCATCTTCGCGACACAGAGCCGTTAATATACCGTCGGTGTGCATATGTCGTGCAGGAAAATCAACGGCTGCTCGATGGCGTAACAGCCCTCGAAGCTGGCGATGTAGCTACCTTTGGCCAACTGATGTACGGCTCTCACGAGGGTTTAAGTCACTGGTATGAAGTAAGTTGCCCGGAGTTAGATACGCTGGTAGATATTGCCCGTCAACAGCCGGGTGTGTTGGGTGCCCGGATGATGGGCGGTGGCTTTGGCGGTTGCACCATTAACCTGGTGCGCGAAGAAGCACTTGATGATTTTACGAACCTGATTACCAAACAATATAAAGCCCGAACGGGGAAAGATACGTACCTTCACGTCTGCAAAATCCAGGACGGGACGAATGTAATTAGTTAG